A single Bacillus sp. OxB-1 DNA region contains:
- the xerD gene encoding site-specific tyrosine recombinase XerD — MKDARFALEDYIHFLQVERQLSSNTISSYRRDLTEYIQSMEEAGHPSINKVDRTAIIGHLQRLKAEGKSARTISRHISSIRSFHQFLLRDQVTDQDPTVHLELPKIEQKLPRVLSIDEIDRLIQAPDAATLQGKRDVALLELLYGTGMRVSELIGLDMQDIHLSMGFVRVFGKGGKERIIPLGRSAIQAVQCYVEEVRPQFTEKQRNVEALFVNMQGSRLTRQGCWKILKGHALKAGIQKELTPHILRHSFATHLIENGADLRAVQEMLGHADISTTQIYTHVSKSRLKEVYVKFHPRA; from the coding sequence ATGAAAGACGCCCGCTTTGCACTGGAAGATTACATCCATTTCCTGCAGGTGGAACGTCAGCTTTCATCCAATACGATCAGCTCGTATCGACGGGATTTGACCGAGTACATCCAGTCGATGGAGGAAGCGGGACATCCGTCCATCAATAAGGTGGACCGTACGGCGATCATCGGCCATCTGCAACGGTTGAAAGCGGAAGGAAAGTCGGCGAGGACGATATCCCGGCATATTTCGTCGATCCGTTCCTTTCACCAATTCCTATTGCGGGATCAGGTGACGGACCAGGATCCGACGGTCCATCTTGAGTTGCCGAAGATTGAACAGAAGTTGCCGCGGGTCCTATCGATAGATGAGATCGACCGGCTGATCCAAGCGCCGGATGCTGCCACATTGCAAGGGAAACGGGATGTGGCGCTGTTGGAGTTATTATACGGAACCGGCATGCGGGTCAGCGAGCTGATCGGGCTCGATATGCAGGACATCCATTTATCGATGGGGTTTGTCCGTGTGTTCGGCAAGGGGGGGAAAGAGCGGATCATCCCGCTCGGCCGGAGTGCCATCCAGGCGGTGCAATGCTATGTGGAGGAAGTGCGTCCGCAATTCACGGAGAAGCAGAGGAATGTGGAGGCGTTATTCGTCAATATGCAAGGTTCGCGGCTGACCCGGCAAGGCTGTTGGAAGATTTTGAAGGGGCATGCCTTGAAAGCGGGTATACAAAAAGAACTGACGCCCCATATATTGCGGCATTCCTTCGCAACGCATCTCATCGAGAACGGGGCCGATCTGCGGGCGGTCCAGGAAATGCTCGGCCATGCGGATATTTCCACGACACAAATCTATACGCATGTCAGCAAATCCCGCTTGAAGGAAGTGTATGTGAAATTTCACCCGCGTGCATGA
- the deoB gene encoding phosphopentomutase, protein MGKHRFQRIHLIVLDSVGIGEAPDAHLFGDEGAHTLGHIAEAMGGLDMPNMAQLGLGNIADIQGIAPEADPRGFYTKMQEASVGKDTMTGHWEIMGLRIDQPFKVYPDGFPPELIAELEQRTGRKVIGNKPASGTAIIEELGQEHMETGALIVYTSADPVLQIAAHEDIIPIEEQYRICEIARELTLQPEFLVGRVIARPFIGEPGHFIRTTNRHDYALKPFGRIVMEELEDAGYDVIAIGKISDIYNGAGVTEAVRTVSNMDGVDKLLDVMKRDFNGISFVNLVDFDALFGHRRDPVGYGKALQEFDRRLPEIVAGMRSGDLLIITADHGNDPVHAGTDHTREYVPLLVYSPSISKGGALPLRETFSDIGATIAENFGVEMPENGTSFLRLIEEKV, encoded by the coding sequence ATGGGTAAACATCGGTTTCAGCGGATCCATCTGATCGTGTTGGATTCAGTAGGCATCGGGGAAGCGCCCGACGCGCATCTTTTCGGCGATGAGGGGGCGCATACGCTAGGCCATATCGCAGAAGCGATGGGCGGATTGGATATGCCGAATATGGCGCAGCTCGGCCTGGGGAACATCGCGGACATCCAAGGGATTGCCCCCGAAGCGGATCCCCGCGGCTTTTACACGAAGATGCAGGAAGCTTCTGTCGGGAAAGACACGATGACCGGCCATTGGGAGATCATGGGGCTCCGGATCGACCAACCGTTCAAAGTGTATCCGGACGGGTTCCCGCCAGAGCTGATAGCAGAGCTGGAGCAGCGGACGGGCCGGAAAGTGATCGGCAATAAACCCGCAAGCGGGACCGCCATCATCGAGGAGCTCGGGCAAGAGCATATGGAAACGGGAGCGCTCATCGTCTATACGTCCGCCGATCCGGTCCTTCAGATCGCGGCGCACGAAGACATCATCCCGATCGAGGAACAGTACCGGATCTGTGAAATCGCCCGGGAATTGACATTGCAGCCTGAATTTTTGGTCGGGCGCGTCATCGCAAGGCCTTTTATCGGGGAACCGGGGCATTTCATCCGGACGACCAATCGCCATGACTATGCGTTGAAGCCGTTTGGGCGGATCGTCATGGAGGAGCTGGAAGATGCGGGCTACGATGTCATTGCAATCGGAAAGATTTCGGATATTTACAATGGCGCCGGGGTGACGGAAGCGGTGCGGACGGTCAGCAATATGGACGGTGTCGATAAATTGCTCGATGTCATGAAAAGAGATTTCAACGGCATCAGTTTCGTCAATTTGGTGGATTTCGATGCGTTGTTCGGCCACCGGCGCGATCCGGTCGGATATGGAAAGGCGCTGCAGGAATTCGATCGCCGGTTGCCTGAAATCGTCGCAGGGATGCGGAGCGGTGATCTGCTCATCATTACGGCGGATCACGGCAATGACCCGGTGCACGCCGGAACGGACCATACCCGGGAATACGTGCCGCTGCTCGTTTATTCGCCTTCGATTTCCAAGGGCGGTGCCTTGCCATTGCGGGAAACCTTCTCGGATATCGGCGCCACGATTGCGGAAAACTTCGGTGTGGAAATGCCGGAAAACGGGACCAGTTTTTTACGTTTGATTGAAGAAAAGGTGTGA
- a CDS encoding pyrimidine-nucleoside phosphorylase, which translates to MVDLIAKKRDGAPLSEQEIRFFIDGYTAGTIPDYQASALLMAIYFKGMTAKEQGDLTKAMAESGDQIDLSPIEGIKVDKHSTGGVGDTTSLILIPLVAACGVPVAKMSGRGLGHTGGTIDKLEAIAGFHTELTEAQFARQVNDIRLAVMGQSGNLTPADKKLYALRDVTATVDSIPLIASSIMSKKIAAGADAIVLDVKTGNGAFMKTEEDSVALAEAMVAIGHQTGRQTMAVISDMSQPLGFAIGNALEVAEAIETLRGEGPADLTELCLVLGSRMVVAGGKAASIEEARAKLEQVMRDGSALERFERLIEAQGGDPAIVADPALLPSAAYQIEVPSPASGFVVHMDADSLGVAAMLLGAGRATKEDAIDLAVGVVLKKKIGDPVEQGEPLAIIHSNKQDVAPSMTMIQQHIQIGPSKVEAPPLIGKLIGG; encoded by the coding sequence ATGGTGGATTTGATTGCGAAAAAGAGGGATGGGGCACCGCTTTCCGAGCAGGAGATCCGGTTTTTCATCGATGGCTATACAGCGGGGACGATTCCGGATTACCAGGCAAGCGCGTTGCTGATGGCGATTTATTTCAAGGGGATGACGGCCAAGGAGCAAGGGGATTTGACGAAAGCGATGGCGGAGTCCGGGGATCAGATCGACTTGAGTCCGATCGAGGGGATCAAAGTCGATAAGCATTCCACGGGCGGTGTGGGGGACACCACGAGCCTTATTTTGATTCCCCTGGTGGCGGCATGCGGTGTCCCGGTCGCGAAGATGAGCGGGCGGGGACTCGGCCATACCGGCGGGACGATCGATAAGCTGGAAGCCATCGCCGGGTTCCATACGGAGTTGACCGAGGCGCAGTTTGCCCGCCAAGTGAATGACATCCGGCTCGCTGTCATGGGGCAGAGCGGCAATTTGACTCCGGCGGATAAGAAGCTGTATGCGCTGCGCGATGTGACGGCGACAGTGGACAGCATCCCGTTGATCGCGAGCTCGATCATGAGCAAGAAGATCGCGGCGGGAGCGGATGCCATCGTCCTGGACGTGAAAACGGGAAACGGCGCTTTCATGAAGACGGAGGAAGACTCTGTCGCCTTGGCGGAAGCGATGGTTGCAATCGGCCATCAAACCGGCAGACAGACGATGGCGGTCATTTCGGATATGAGCCAGCCGCTCGGATTTGCGATCGGCAATGCGCTCGAAGTGGCGGAAGCGATTGAAACGCTGAGAGGGGAAGGGCCGGCGGACTTGACGGAATTATGCCTCGTCCTCGGCAGCCGGATGGTCGTGGCCGGCGGGAAGGCGGCCTCGATCGAGGAGGCGCGTGCCAAATTGGAGCAGGTGATGCGGGACGGTTCCGCTTTGGAACGGTTCGAAAGACTGATCGAGGCGCAAGGGGGAGACCCGGCAATTGTCGCGGATCCTGCGCTGTTGCCTTCCGCTGCCTATCAGATCGAAGTGCCTTCGCCCGCTTCCGGATTCGTTGTACATATGGATGCGGACAGCCTCGGAGTGGCCGCCATGCTGCTCGGTGCCGGCCGGGCGACAAAAGAGGATGCCATCGATCTGGCAGTCGGCGTCGTCTTGAAGAAAAAGATCGGGGATCCGGTGGAGCAAGGGGAACCCCTCGCCATCATCCATTCCAATAAACAGGATGTGGCTCCATCTATGACGATGATACAGCAGCACATCCAGATCGGTCCTTCGAAAGTGGAGGCCCCGCCATTGATCGGGAAACTGATTGGGGGATAG
- a CDS encoding replicative DNA helicase, producing MIAERAVLGSMLKENYLIDDSGLAVSQFTNPVHKMIFQTMKELSANGKSVDYITLLMSCNPQDVGGANYVQSLTNFAQIDKFDDHLEVMLDVWREREKQNVLHIATQENWSIDRIMSELEALTGNRASDHSSISDLLVSVYDDPYIKKERAEGATTGIDALDNMTNGFQDGELTIVAARPSMGKSDIMLHIAKHAGWKNRLPIIFSLEMSASSLRDRLLASTGSFSRARMRDPYTLLNEPQKAAWPKTVGILAETNIQFFDRSKQTVAEMRMKVRKMIHEYPRLKPVIFIDYLTLIHSEDNSSNMHLQISQITKDLKAMAREFNCPVITLAQLSRAVEQRNDKRPLMSDLRESGSIEEDADVILFLYRNAYYTNDDTDSTMELIVSKNRNGPVGTAVAAYNKYTGEVVGVGTNREGIAL from the coding sequence GTGATTGCAGAAAGAGCGGTCCTTGGCTCGATGCTGAAAGAGAATTATTTGATCGACGATTCGGGTTTGGCTGTCTCCCAGTTTACAAATCCGGTCCACAAAATGATTTTCCAAACAATGAAGGAGCTGTCGGCAAACGGGAAATCCGTCGACTACATCACCTTGCTCATGTCCTGCAACCCGCAAGATGTCGGAGGGGCAAATTATGTACAAAGTTTGACGAACTTTGCGCAGATCGATAAATTCGACGACCATCTCGAAGTCATGCTCGACGTATGGAGGGAGCGCGAGAAGCAAAATGTGCTGCATATCGCGACGCAGGAAAATTGGTCGATTGACCGCATCATGAGCGAACTGGAGGCGCTGACCGGCAATCGGGCAAGCGACCATTCGTCGATTTCCGATTTGCTCGTCAGCGTCTACGATGACCCGTACATCAAAAAGGAGAGGGCGGAAGGCGCAACGACAGGGATCGATGCTTTGGATAATATGACAAACGGTTTCCAGGACGGCGAATTGACCATCGTCGCGGCACGGCCCAGCATGGGGAAGTCGGACATCATGCTCCATATCGCGAAGCATGCCGGATGGAAGAACCGCTTGCCGATCATCTTCTCGCTTGAAATGTCCGCTTCGAGCTTGCGGGACCGCCTGCTCGCCTCGACCGGAAGCTTCTCGAGAGCCCGAATGCGCGACCCCTATACGTTGTTGAATGAACCCCAAAAAGCCGCTTGGCCGAAAACGGTCGGCATCTTGGCGGAAACGAACATCCAATTCTTCGACCGCAGCAAACAGACCGTCGCGGAAATGCGGATGAAAGTGCGGAAGATGATCCACGAATACCCGCGCCTGAAGCCCGTCATCTTCATCGACTACTTGACGCTTATCCATTCCGAGGACAACAGCAGCAACATGCACCTGCAAATCTCGCAAATCACGAAGGACTTAAAAGCGATGGCGCGTGAATTCAATTGCCCGGTCATCACACTCGCCCAGCTAAGCCGTGCCGTCGAACAGCGGAACGACAAGCGGCCGCTCATGTCCGACCTGCGCGAATCCGGCTCGATCGAGGAAGATGCCGACGTCATCCTTTTCCTCTACCGCAACGCGTACTACACGAATGACGACACCGACAGCACGATGGAGCTGATCGTCTCGAAAAACAGGAACGGCCCGGTCGGAACAGCCGTTGCAGCGTACAACAAATATACGGGGGAGGTAGTGGGAGTCGGAACAAACCGTGAAGGGATTGCTTTATGA
- a CDS encoding IS91 family transposase yields MRGTSGVIKRILKDHFDGFWQMHSTLFPEAYREDIKETVLKTIRCGSSDVGYARYECLGCEGNPSPVIVCFTCKSRFCNKCGKKYTDDWSTKQQDLIFNVPHRHMVFTIPEELRNIFFHDRKKLNELSRQVAGVFQFYYRRKSRKRNLQAGVITVIHTFGRDLKFNPHIHALVTEGAIDNRNEWCSSDFIPYEFLRKSWQKVLLDLMKKWFPDHPKAQELINDLYRRYPKGFYVNAEQKMKDAKGAAKYIGRYLARPAIAEYRIVGYDGKEVEFWYEDHKTGKRVDVKQSVYRFLFNILQHIPPKHFRMVGRFGLYSRRSYQKANQILSLYAFMRTKQLSMLLERRKKRKTYRERMREAFDQDPFICPCCHREMDLVEIWHADYGILYHYMEGMKIIKRWEKSEDANRRRAG; encoded by the coding sequence ATGAGAGGGACTAGTGGAGTCATCAAAAGAATACTGAAAGACCATTTCGATGGGTTTTGGCAAATGCACTCTACCTTGTTTCCAGAAGCTTATCGAGAGGATATAAAAGAAACCGTCCTGAAAACAATCCGTTGTGGATCCTCGGATGTCGGATATGCGAGATATGAATGTCTGGGTTGTGAAGGGAATCCATCTCCTGTCATTGTCTGTTTCACATGCAAGAGCCGCTTTTGTAATAAGTGTGGAAAGAAATATACGGATGACTGGTCCACCAAACAGCAGGACTTAATCTTTAATGTGCCGCATCGCCACATGGTATTCACCATTCCCGAGGAACTTCGGAATATCTTTTTCCACGACCGCAAAAAATTGAATGAGTTGAGTAGACAGGTAGCCGGGGTCTTCCAATTCTATTATCGTCGTAAAAGCAGGAAGCGCAACCTACAAGCCGGGGTGATCACGGTCATCCATACGTTCGGAAGGGATCTGAAGTTCAATCCACATATACATGCCCTAGTGACGGAAGGGGCGATTGATAATCGGAATGAATGGTGTTCAAGTGATTTCATTCCCTATGAATTCTTACGGAAATCCTGGCAAAAGGTGCTACTCGATTTAATGAAGAAGTGGTTTCCCGATCACCCAAAGGCCCAGGAATTAATCAATGATTTATATAGGCGATATCCGAAAGGATTCTATGTGAACGCAGAACAGAAAATGAAGGATGCCAAAGGGGCAGCCAAATACATAGGCAGATACTTGGCGAGACCGGCCATCGCCGAATATCGCATTGTCGGATACGATGGGAAGGAAGTCGAGTTCTGGTATGAAGATCATAAAACAGGGAAACGGGTGGACGTGAAGCAGTCGGTCTATCGATTCCTGTTCAATATTTTACAGCACATCCCACCAAAACACTTCAGAATGGTGGGCCGTTTTGGGTTGTATAGCAGAAGATCGTATCAGAAGGCAAATCAAATTCTAAGCCTTTATGCCTTCATGCGGACAAAACAACTTTCCATGCTTTTGGAAAGAAGGAAAAAGAGAAAAACATATCGGGAACGGATGAGAGAGGCTTTTGATCAGGATCCGTTTATTTGCCCGTGTTGCCATCGGGAGATGGACTTGGTGGAGATTTGGCATGCTGATTATGGAATCCTGTATCATTATATGGAGGGCATGAAAATTATTAAAAGATGGGAGAAGTCGGAGGATGCCAACAGACGAAGAGCTGGATGA
- a CDS encoding zinc ribbon domain-containing protein, producing MPTDEELDELNRAFLQSLEEDDPFGLNEKISTIEFKCRDCQELDDVPDFVVADFQVDLKQNEEVEIECPFCGGTMHRAKKIPSESISPGTGTEAL from the coding sequence ATGCCAACAGACGAAGAGCTGGATGAACTGAATCGGGCATTTTTACAATCATTAGAAGAGGATGACCCGTTCGGATTGAACGAAAAAATAAGTACGATTGAATTTAAGTGTCGGGATTGTCAGGAATTAGATGACGTTCCCGATTTTGTAGTGGCAGACTTTCAGGTCGACTTAAAACAGAACGAAGAAGTCGAGATTGAATGTCCTTTTTGTGGTGGGACCATGCATAGAGCGAAAAAAATCCCAAGTGAATCGATTTCACCTGGGACGGGGACAGAGGCGCTTTAG